TGACTCCTTTGCAAAATATAAAAAGGGTTCATGGTCTGGCTCTGATTCCTCAGCTTCAGGAAAGTCACTTCCATTCCTAGCACAAGATTGTGAATCAGATATTGACACAAGACTTCTGAAGATTGTAAAGAAGGTTGCTTCTGGATCTTGTGGGGCTATGTGAGTCACTGTTATACTTCTGAGTTTAGTTGCTGATTTGTCATATAAAGTAGTGCTTTCTTTATATAATGCATGTATGCTTATGTGAAGGTTTCTTGGGACTTATGGTGGTGAGGAGGTTGCTGTTAAAATCCTTAATCCTGAGAATTTGGACCAAAATGCATGGAGTGAATTTAAGCAAGAAATCTACATATTAAGGTATTCCACATTTCTATGATAAGACTTGTTCGGTTATGATTGTTATGTGCACTTCTTGAAGTTATACATCCTGACTATACTATGGTCAGAAAACAATAGCATAATTGGGCATGCGATTACCTCAACCAGCTTGTTTGTTGCAAGCACCATATATATACCTAGCCTTCACCTTCCACACTTCTTTTCAGGGAAGTTGATCATCCCAATATTGTCCGATTCATTGGCTCATGCACAAAGCCACCTCAGTTTTACATAGTTACAGGTGAGGTTTCATGCAAGCAAGGACCAAATCTTTAAAAGGGAAACAGCATAATTTTACTCATTTTCATTTGTCATACTCATACCGATAGTTAGACTTCCATAGAATTTGGTACCATGTCCTATAATTTGGTAGCATTGACTTAAGTGAGAAGAAGCTACTGTTCAGCCTTGCCATGCGGGAAATAGTGTTTTCCCTCTGATAAATATCTGTTATTGCTTGCTTCATAGGAGTATACATCTTATAGAAGTTCATTTCAGGTAGTGTAGCATTAATATCTGTATTTTATCTTGCAGAATGCATGTCTAGAGGAAGTCTGTTTGATTTCTTGCACAATGAGCACAATGTCTTGGACCTCCCAGCAGTTCTGAAGTATGCATTAGATGTATGCAGAGGGATGTCCTACTTGCACCAGAAGGGCATCATCCACAGAGATTTAAAGTCTGCCAACCTTTTACTGGGCAAAGATCATGTATGTACCCAATGTCTATTAAGTTTGTTGATAGGAACTGTGTGTAATTTGCAACTAGTGGATGTTTAAGATACTTAATGGCACAGATTATATGGTCTATTTCGTTGCCTTGCCCATGTTAGGGCCATGGTTATGGATTTAAAAGTACATAAGATGTCAGTTTATAAGTCATTTTTTTTGCTCATTTTTCTAGGTTGTGAAAGTGGCAGATTTTGGTCTAGCCCGTTTCCAGGATGAAGGAGGTTCTATGACAGCTGAAACTGGGACCTACCGATGGATGGCGCCTGAGGTAGTATTATTAGCTACTGCAACATTTGTCTGTTCAAGCTAACACAATTTCTATATTTTCCTTTGTTCGAAATTGACTTGGGCTCATAATATATTTGAAAGTGTATGTGCATTCACAGCAGCATTAGGACAATCAATAGTTGTATGCATAAGCATCTGAATCGGTGGTTTACAACATGTCATTCATATAGAAGTACTTTGTAATTGTTATCAAAGATGACAAAAGAAAACCCTGAACCTCTGATCACTTTTATTTTTGGGCAGGTTATCAATCATCAGCCTTATGATAACAAAGCAGATGTGTACAGTTTTGCTATTGTACTTTGGGAGCTCATGACATCCAAGGTGTTTATGTTATTTTATATGAGCTTGCAGCTCCCTACAAACAATGAGATTATCAGTTATCAGAGCCAATGCTTATCTTTGAAACTGTTGCTTCTGATTCTTCCAGATTCCGTATACTACCATGAGCCCCCTCCAGGCAGCTGTCGGTGTGAGGCAGGTTAGTTCTTACGATCATACACAGTGCTAAATAAAGCTATTCGTATGCTTTTCCACTTCAGAAGTTATTCTTTGTTGAAACATAGGGTGTCGTTTGAGCAACATCTATTTGTTAGAAACCTAAAGTGATTCATTGAAACATCGCATTTATGCTAACATTCTAATGACTGTACCAGGGATTGCGACCACAACTTCCAGAAAACGCACATCCCAGGCTATTAAACTTGATGCAAAGATGTTGGGAAGTCCTTCCATCTGACCGGCCTTCATTCACAGATATCATTGCTGAACTAGAAGATATTCAGGCGCAAGCTCAGGTGCGACCACAAACCCTCATAGTTGCTTTCAAACGAATCCTACGCATTGctcaaaaaaaactaaaaacccTAATCTGGCTGGTTCTGAGAATGTGACGCTCTCCAGCTGCTGTTGCAGGGAACATCAGGGGAGTCGAGCCAGAAACAAAAGGATGGTGACAGTGCCCACTAAAGATTGACACTCAGCACGTACTTGACGGCAGTTTGGTGCATCTAATCTGATTAACTTGAGTTAGGATCCAGGCCACTAACATTGGAGAAAATATACGTAACCCAGTTTTGTCTGCGCTTCTTGGGGCCAATTTCTCGGTCCTGTTCTCGTCTTACGCGGTCCTAGTCCCATTTTTCTTGCACAGAGAGGAGGAAACCAGgaccttctgagttctgactgaGTTTTGGGGTTGCGGCTTGATATGTGAATATTCGAATGAGAGGAAATCTTTGCTGCCTGGCATGTAAAATTGCATGCTTCTTGTATCTGCTTCACCCGTGTTATTGAGGCGCAATGGTTGATGAATAACTTCAGGAATGCGAAATGCTCAGATCAGTGCGGATTGAGGTTTTCATGATTATGTCATGTGTTGCGGATGCCTGTAGGTGACTGGTTCTCGCTCTCAGCTTTCATATCCTGCTGCAACCATGCTGGTTGGCTCATCTCCTGTTTTTTTCTTCCCTGTTACATCTTccatgcaagaaaaaaaattatggcgCTATCACATCGGTGTTCACAGCAGCCGTCTTTTGGCATTGTCCTTCGATTTCAGTTGCACTTGCTGACTTGCACCTTCTAAAACAATGATATCTGTGAATGAAGGCTCCTAGGGTCCGTCAGTCACACGCTTGTACtaagaaaaaaagacaaaaggAGTACCTGAGTCGTAATTGCTGTTTCAGATTGTTGGATCGGAAATTACTCCGGCCCGGCCAGTATGGGTCACAGGAGCTTTTAGAGTGGTCGACAGCGTAGGTTTGCAGCTGTAGCTTCTTCCTAATAGCGTAAACATCCAACAGGTGCTAAAATTGAGATGATATACGAAAAGGCAAAAGGGTACCGGGATTGGAATCGGCGATTACTCCGTTCACAGATACTAATGTTCTCtgttctgtttcttttttggaCAAGATCGGATCTAGTCAAACGTGCAAAATTTCGATTATCAGTGTGTCGAAAATGTGGTACGGAAATATGAGAATGCAGTTGAAGGAATCAAGGACGTACTACTGTGATTGTCATTggaaaattttgaacatttttttttatacaTGTGGCAACTGGTTAGTGTGCAACAGTATGCTGCTGTCACTTGTACGTTGTAACATCAAAGTAGCCATCGGCATGAGCGCATGCGAAGACGTGTAAGCTCTCCCCCTCATCGATATAAGTAGAGCAGGTGCTCCACCTCTCGCTCTCAGTCTTGTGTTCTCCACGCTCCTgcgcgcgtcggcggcgtgTGCCAGTCACAAGCGTTTTTCTGCGTCCCATCTCTccccggcggccatggccgccacTGCTGACGACGACACCAAGCTCACCATCATCATCGgcccgcccaccgccgcgccggggTCCAAGGAAACCTGCGCCGCCTGTGGCGCGCTGCCcaccgacggcgacgccgccatTGCCACAACcatgccatcgccgccgccgccgccgtcggcgcagCGTCACGTCCAGTGGCTGCGCGCCGCGGTTCTGGGCGCGAGCGACGGGCTGGTCTCCACGGCCGCGCTCAtgctcggcgtcggcgccgcgcacggcggcgacggcgacctgcgcgccgtcctcctcgcgGGCCTGGCGGGCCTCGTCGCGGGCGCCTGCAGCATGGCCATCGGCGAGTACGTGTCCGTGCACGCGCAGCTGGACGTCGAGCTGGCCGAGCtcaagcgcggcggcggaggtccgCCGGAGCCGGAACGAGCTGCAGGGCTGCCGAGCCCCGGCcaggccgcggcggcctccgcgcTGGCGTTCGCGTCCGGTGGGAGCGTCCCGCTGCTCGCGGCGTGGTTCGTCACCGGCTACGAGGCGCGGGTGGCGGTGGTCGTGGCGACGGCGACCGTCGCGCTGGCGGTGTTCGGCTCGCTAGGAGCCGTGCTGGGCCGCGCACCTGGTGGACGGGCCGGGCTGAGAGCCGTGGTGGGTGGGCTGGTGGCCATGGGGATTACGTATGGGCTCATGAAGCTGTCCAGAATCCATGGAGTTTGATGGGCTCTAGAATTGTATACAATgtgtgttgttgttgttgctgtccATGATCCTGAGTTGTTGTTGACTTTATTTATTGTCCTGTTAAAACAGTAATACAGTAAATATTGGTTGCAAGAAAACCTCTCGATTTTAAACTTGTATCAGTAAAacttatagtttttttttcaggcAAACTGCATTTGCACGAGGCTTCAGATCTGTGGCTTATGAGCCTGCCCAATTTTGGCTCCAGTTCCTTGCATCAGATATCATATCATCCACCCAAAATTCAAACTTAACCAGAACAAAAAGGAACTTCATGGATGGACTGAACGTCCAAAACATTCATTGCACTTCCACGTGTTCAATGCGTGCACTTCAGTTAAACATTTCAGCTTTACACAACCCAGCATCTGGGTCATCATCTCAGGGCACCTGGATGGATGGATATATGTCGTAGCTTATACATATATAGCATATATAGAGAGAGTTGGTCACGTCCTAGCAGCTACTTTGTTTCCAAAAACATCTCAGCAGCCACCAGCTACTTAAGGAAAGTCAGGTAGCTTCTACTAGACTACTACTTATATACAGCGAGCTTTCGTCCTCATACTGTATGCTAAGGATCTCCATCTGCGGGTTTCTCCTCTAGCTCAGCGTCGTCGCGGGGATGCCCTTTGCCGCGATTCAGTATCGATTCCCTAATCTCCTTGTATCTGTTCAGCTCCTCCAGTGCGTCCGCTGCTGTCCTTGACTTCAACAGAGTGCTAGGCATCCCTGCGGAGCTTGATGCGCCGCTGCAATGTTCCTCGGTCACGACCCTCTGGAGAGAAGAAGGTTCTTGAGGAACTGGGGCGGCAGGGGCCGTCAGTAGCCTTTCCCTGAGTCCTGGTGCATTTTTCAGGATGCGCATGAGAATACCTATTGCTGCATCTGGAGACCTTGTTAACGAGCCCCCAGCTTCCTGACTCGAATCATGGTTCTCCCTGTCAGAGAGATCAATTCTGGAAAATAGATGAAGACCTACATTAGCTTACGTGATGAAATATTGAAATCAAGAAGCAAATGCAAATACAAGaacatctaaaaaaaatatgtctAGAACAGGTAACAAAACTATTAAAAATTGTTTGAGACTGATCCCACTGTAACCTCATTGAAGAACATAATCGGTAAGTCCTGCACAGTCCCGATATTTATCTTTACTAGGGAACAAACTTACTAGTAATATGTATTTAACATTATTAGGTTAATATGAGGTTCTCAAATTATCTCCACAATTTTGAACGTAAGCCACTGCGATTCGTTTAACCTGTGAAAGTAGAATTAAGTTTTACGTTCAACAACTCTTGCTTAACAAAGCATCTTCCACAAAGGGATGTAGCAGCAAACTATAGAGGATGTTTATCTTGCACAGAATAAGCTCTAAGACTTAATACTAGAAGATTTTTTTAACCGGTATGTTTCCATATATTGATTTAGGAGAACTAAGACTGTAGTCTATAGTTTGAAAATAACACAGGGATACTAAGATTTTTCATGTGCAGTTTGTAAATAACAGAGGTAATAAGACTGTCCGGAGCATGCAAATAATACAGGAGGACTAAGACTTCAGTAATCAGTATGTAGTTCAACAATAACAGGGGTACCACGACTGCGTCTGtagtttgtactttgtataaactacacatggtaTATAAGCAGTAGAAGACCTTTTGGCCAACTGATATTTGCTTTATCCACTAATTCCCATATTCCTTGCTCTATCAATCACTGTTCTTGAAGGCAACCAACACCCACTTGGCCAGCCTAAGTACCCTAGATGCTAGGCAACACCCTCAAGCATAGTTGGATGGTAGATTCTAGTGAACACCCACCAATTTCTTCCTAAAACTGTACTTGTTCAACTCAATGTCACAACCCACTGGTACAACTGGTATATAAACCACACAAAATTTAAGCAAAGAAAAGCCCTATCCAAAACAAGCCGATCCAGAGATCAGTAGCATACTGAACCTAGTCTAGGACAGGGTTAAGGCTTGTTTTACCCCTGACCTGATGATGTCTGACCCATATCCACTTTTGTGTTTAGAACCAAACTAAGGACATCCAAAAGTACATTGGTTTTTCCCAGAAACTATACCAAAGCTACTAACAAATGGTTTTGTCTACCACATGCCCTCTCGAATGTCAAGGTAGTTTGGCTCCTCCAATGTAAAGTTGCTCATACACCACCCAAGCATCTCCATGGCTTTAGAAATATGTTTCTCAGCACATTAAAAGATATGGTACATTCCATGCTTCTACTATGTTTGCAAGGTCATGCTTAATCTAAATCATAAgtatcaacaaaaaaaaaacagatgtgACATATAGTGTGGCCCATCAGAGAACAGAGACATAACTGAGCATTGAGCAAGCACAGAAAATTAGGCATCAAAGCAAGTAACAGAACCAGGAGAGAAAAGATGCCATTATGTCTCAAATAGGTGGTTTCATTTGAAGAACTAAACAATAACATTCTTTGTTTATCCTCCAGATGTATATCAATATAGACATGTCTGACTATAAAATTGCAGGCAACCAACAAACATATCTTGATAACAGAGAGAACAAGAGGTTATCGAAAGCAGATCACTCAAAAAAAGAACGACTGAAAAATGAAATGCACATCAAAATGTAATCAGAAATAGTTACAAGTCCTCTAATGTATTATCAACTAGTACAATGAACAAAACTATTCTGACTCATAACATATATAGATGCACCTCCATAGCTACCCGAGCTCAACTAGTTTAAAAAAACAATAGTgcctttttaaaaaagaaaatacctATAGAAATGAACAAATCAACAACTTGATTGAATACAAAGGCAAGAGCAAGTTAGATCTGAATCccttattaaaaaaaagttagaTCTGAATGAGCACTGAAAATCTGAAATTACTGTATCATCTAGGTAAAAGGCTATGGAAGGTCAATCAGGCCACCTGAACTAATTAAGATACTTCTCTCCCATATGGATCCCTTTGACATTTATTATCCTCAAACAAAACCAATACACAAAAAATGCCATGGCTCTATATCTGCTAAGTGTAAAGTTCCCCTAAAAAATTGTGTGAAATTCTAGAACATGCAGTTTAAATACAAAGACTTGTGCTAACATTGTTGCTCCAAAGGCCTTCTGAAAGATGAGATGGTTCATGAAAAAATTGCCTAAGATATGTATATCAGTGGGCAGTGGCCACCTTGTGAGCATAATAACCATTGACACGGCATTCCCAAAGTAAAAATAGTGTTATCACTActaaaacaaaataaaggaGCATTCAATCTTTATCAGACAGCTAGAACATCTGTTTACACAGAGAAACCACATGCATTCATGAGGATACACATGTAAGGGGGATCAAACATAAACCACAAGAAACAGCAGACAAAAGGATTGAAATTGTGACAGATGGGTAGGTGAGTCCTCTCAACGAAGATATCATGGCATAATGTCATAAACTATACATATTTTCATGAGTCAGAAAGAAACCTGCTAAGCTGATCAATGATGGTGTCTTTATCTTCCCATGCAAAAACCAACTCTCGCTCATCCAGTTCATCCATGATGAAAAGCTTACTGGAGGTCCGAGTCAACTTTAGTCCACGAAAATATACCAAATCATCTTTGCCAAAAGATAAAACCTGCAGCAAGAAGCCGAACCAGGAATTGATAAGTCAGAAATGAGATCCAATCATTCACGAGAAGAATGGCACAATATAATAACAGTGTTCCTTGAGCTTCACATTTCGCTTGAGAAGATCAACAACAAAATGCAATTACCTTTTGCAAGGACTTTTCATTCTGAACCTCACCCAGCCTGACCAAATTATTTGTTACTATTGATTTATCATAGGGAGAATGTGTCGGATTCTCATTTTGAAAGGGGCATTGTTGCTTATCCTTCCTATGTGGAGAAGGAGGCAGCCTGCTGGATGGAGCACTGTCATATCGGAGGAAAGGATTTCTCGGGTAGCTAGAAGGTGAATGGGATGGTGATGGTGACAGAGGTGGTGATGGATAGCactcttcatttactgtatttCTCTTTCTCCCAGATGATGATGTGTCATGTGGATGTGAGTATGCTGTTGGAGAATTATCGGTGGGCATACGTGATGGTGATGCTGATGGCCCAGCTCCATGCTCAGTGCTCCAACTGTGCCGCCTGGTCATTGTAAAAGATGCAGGTGCGATGCCATCTGAAGGTAATGAATTAAACTTCCGCAGGAAATCTGTTGTGGGGCTTCCAACATAATCCATTATAAGCTCTGTTGCCACCGGTGTGGTTGGCTCTGGTGCTGCTGCCACCTCCAGCACTGGCACATATGACACTGACAAGCTCAAGCGACCAGACAGAGTTTCAATAGGAGCAAATGCATAGTGTTTCATCTCTGCATCCTCTGCACGGGTGAATGGCTCAACAAATGATGAAATCTTGTGTGAGAGGCTGAGAGGACGGATTCTTCCAGATGAATTGAGCTCCTGGAAGAGATGGTATGCTGGCAAGAGCCTGACAACCAGATATAGTGAACGGAACAGCACTGTCGAGCCATTGTACGCCCTCCTGTACAAGCTATGATCCTGAGCAGAGCTGCTCCTAGATTTCTTTCCACTGTTCTTGCTACCATTACCACTACCACTGCCAGAGCAAGTTTCATACTTTATTACCCACCTCTCAATGATCCTGCCGGCCCCAGCACTGGTGGTTTTGGTATTGTCACGCTGCAGGAGGACAATGTCAATGACCAGAGGCTCAAGGTTGCTCTGTCGCCACAGGTCAAA
This genomic window from Setaria viridis chromosome 8, Setaria_viridis_v4.0, whole genome shotgun sequence contains:
- the LOC117833460 gene encoding serine/threonine-protein kinase STY46 isoform X1, whose product is MAVEGGEAGGGGPGGAEEGVGESSSPPRAPAPAPAPAASGGSGGRGGGGGGGAGARDICREVFERLVADGHVEAVGASGPELRARLEAHFARLPTSYQLDVNVDKAEQVLIHQKVLAEAKDPDRRPAFAVRFLRLDEVNVDETTNSDAHEEGADIGEALSTRSKAYTYIHEILFSTTDKPKLLSQLSALLSDIGLNIREAHVFSTTDGYSLDVFVVDGWPIEDTEGLHKALEASILRNEGSWSGSDSSASGKSLPFLAQDCESDIDTRLLKIVKKVASGSCGAMFLGTYGGEEVAVKILNPENLDQNAWSEFKQEIYILREVDHPNIVRFIGSCTKPPQFYIVTECMSRGSLFDFLHNEHNVLDLPAVLKYALDVCRGMSYLHQKGIIHRDLKSANLLLGKDHVVKVADFGLARFQDEGGSMTAETGTYRWMAPEVINHQPYDNKADVYSFAIVLWELMTSKIPYTTMSPLQAAVGVRQGLRPQLPENAHPRLLNLMQRCWEVLPSDRPSFTDIIAELEDIQAQAQLLLQGTSGESSQKQKDGDSAH
- the LOC117833460 gene encoding serine/threonine-protein kinase STY46 isoform X3; the encoded protein is MAVEGGEAGGGGPGGAEEGVGESSSPPRAPAPAPAPAASGGSGGRGGGGGGGAGARDICREVFERLVADGHVEAVGASGPELRARLEAHFARLPTSYQLDVNVDKAEQVLIHQKVLAEAKDPDRRPAFAVRFLRLDEVNVDETTNSDAHEEGADIGEALSTRSKAYTYIHEILFSTTDKPKLLSQLSALLSDIGLNIREAHVFSTTDGYSLDVFVVDGWPIEDTEGLHKALEASILRNEGSWSGSDSSASGKSLPFLAQDCESDIDTRLLKIVKKVASGSCGAMFLGTYGGEEVAVKILNPENLDQNAWSEFKQEIYILREVDHPNIVRFIGSCTKPPQFYIVTDVCRGMSYLHQKGIIHRDLKSANLLLGKDHVVKVADFGLARFQDEGGSMTAETGTYRWMAPEVINHQPYDNKADVYSFAIVLWELMTSKIPYTTMSPLQAAVGVRQGLRPQLPENAHPRLLNLMQRCWEVLPSDRPSFTDIIAELEDIQAQAQLLLQGTSGESSQKQKDGDSAH
- the LOC117833460 gene encoding serine/threonine-protein kinase STY46 isoform X2 — encoded protein: MAVEGGEAGGGGPGGAEEGVGESSSPPRAPAPAPAPAASGGSGGRGGGGGGGAGARDICREVFERLVADGHVEAVGASGPELRARLEAHFARLPTSYQLDVNVDKAEQVLIHQKVLAEAKDPDRRPAFAVRFLRLDEVNVDETTNSDAHEEGADIGEALSTRSKAYTYIHEILFSTTDKPKLLSQLSALLSDIGLNIREAHVFSTTDGYSLDVFVVDGWPIEDTEGLHKALEASILRNEGSWSGSDSSASGKSLPFLAQDCESDIDTRLLKIVKKVASGSCGAMFLGTYGGEEVAVKILNPENLDQNAWSEFKQEIYILREVDHPNIVRFIGSCTKPPQFYIVTECMSRGSLFDFLHNEHNVLDLPAVLKYALDVCRGMSYLHQKGIIHRDLKSANLLLGKDHVVKVADFGLARFQDEGGSMTAETGTYRWMAPEVINHQPYDNKADVYSFAIVLWELMTSKIPYTTMSPLQAAVGVRQGLRPQLPENAHPRLLNLMQRCWEVLPSDRPSFTDIIAELEDIQAQAQGTSGESSQKQKDGDSAH
- the LOC117833269 gene encoding vacuolar iron transporter homolog 4-like, producing MAATADDDTKLTIIIGPPTAAPGSKETCAACGALPTDGDAAIATTMPSPPPPPSAQRHVQWLRAAVLGASDGLVSTAALMLGVGAAHGGDGDLRAVLLAGLAGLVAGACSMAIGEYVSVHAQLDVELAELKRGGGGPPEPERAAGLPSPGQAAAASALAFASGGSVPLLAAWFVTGYEARVAVVVATATVALAVFGSLGAVLGRAPGGRAGLRAVVGGLVAMGITYGLMKLSRIHGV
- the LOC117867121 gene encoding autophagy-related protein 13b, with the protein product MAAATGASESPMVEQVITEFFAKSLHIILESRSPYDSSRNFTRPSPPSSPLSGSQPRDRWFNLALRDCPAALENFDLWRQSNLEPLVIDIVLLQRDNTKTTSAGAGRIIERWVIKYETCSGSGSGNGSKNSGKKSRSSSAQDHSLYRRAYNGSTVLFRSLYLVVRLLPAYHLFQELNSSGRIRPLSLSHKISSFVEPFTRAEDAEMKHYAFAPIETLSGRLSLSVSYVPVLEVAAAPEPTTPVATELIMDYVGSPTTDFLRKFNSLPSDGIAPASFTMTRRHSWSTEHGAGPSASPSRMPTDNSPTAYSHPHDTSSSGRKRNTVNEECYPSPPLSPSPSHSPSSYPRNPFLRYDSAPSSRLPPSPHRKDKQQCPFQNENPTHSPYDKSIVTNNLVRLGEVQNEKSLQKVLSFGKDDLVYFRGLKLTRTSSKLFIMDELDERELVFAWEDKDTIIDQLSRIDLSDRENHDSSQEAGGSLTRSPDAAIGILMRILKNAPGLRERLLTAPAAPVPQEPSSLQRVVTEEHCSGASSSAGMPSTLLKSRTAADALEELNRYKEIRESILNRGKGHPRDDAELEEKPADGDP